TCATACCGTTCATCAACGTCCTGGCTGTTTCGACGCTGATCTGGCATTCGGGTGAGCGCATGGCGCTTGAGAGCCGAATACGGATAACCCTGCGGGAGATCGTCACCAACCCGCTGATCATCGGCTGCCTGGCAGGCCTTTTGTATGCGCGTACGATCAACACCTTTCCGACTTTTCTGGACAACGCCCTCCGCCTGTCCACCGCCGTGGCCCTGCCCCTGGCGTTGCTTTCCATCGGCGGTGCGCTGACCCTTAAGAGCATGCGGGGGAACGCACTGCTGTCGGTGGTCGCCGCGGTGATCAAACTATTGATTCTGCCAGGGATCGGATATGGTATGCTCAGATGGTTCGGCGTGTCGGGAATTCCCTTCAAGGTGGGGATGATCTATTTCACCCTGCCGGCTTCGGCGTCCATCTACGTTCTTTCCGCACAGCTGAAGAGCGATACGGAACTCGCTTCCGCGGCGGTCGTGCTGTCGACGGTGCTGTCGTTTTTTTCGCTGACAATGGGGCTTCTGCTGTGAAGAACTATCTCATCACCATCGAGTACGACGGAACCGCCTATCACGGGTGGCAGCGCCAGAAAAACGATGCGACGGTGCAGGCCGAGATCGAGCGCGCACTGGCGGTAATGACCCGTGAAACGATTGTCGTGAATGGCTCCGGAAGGACGGACGCCGGTGTGCATGCCCTGGCGCAGACGGCGAATTTCAAGAGCGGTGCCGGACTGTCTCCGCAAGCCTTCAGGATGGGGCTCAACAGCCTGTTGAATGGGGACATCGTCATCAGGGACTGCCGGACGGTGGCGGACGCCTTTCATGCCCGGTATGATGCCAGGGGAAAAGTCTATCGGTACCGTATTTGGAACGACAGCCTTCCTACAGCCATCGAGCGGCGGTATGTCTGGCATATTCGCAGTGAACTGGATTTTTATGCCATGCAGAAGGCCGCTGCTTTGACAATCGGCGAACACGACTTCAGGGCGTTCGAGGGGGCCGGGAGTCCGCGGTCGACCACGGTCCGCAGGGTGACGAGGGCCGAACTGGCCAGAGATCTCTCCGGCAACATCCGTTTCACCATCGAGGCCGATGGGTTCTTGAGGTACATGGTGCGCAACATCGTCGGCACGCTCGTGGATGTCGGCCGTTCCAGGATGCGCCCGGAGGATTTTAAAACCGTTCTCGAATCCCGGGACCGGGCACAAGCCGGGGCGACGGCTCCGCCGCAGGGGTTGTATCTAGTAAAAGTGGTTTATTAGGGTTTTGTATTTGGTGCTTTGTGTCTGGTTGTTGGATGGTGAGGCAGTGGACGTTAAACACCAAACACCAACTCAACGCTGACCGTTCTGCTTCATTTTCCCGATTTTTTCGTTGTAGAAGGCAATGACTTCCCGGCGGTTCAGCATGCCGATCAATTCTCCGTGGTCCTCGTCGGCGACCACCGGAAGGCTGTCGATGTTCTTTTCGGTGAATTTTTGCAGAACCGAATTCAGATCGTCCGAAGGCGTGGTGACGATGATGTCGGAGGTGCCGATATCCTGCATTCTCACCAGGTCCTCTATTTCACTGGAAAACAGCACGCCCCTCACGTCGTTGATGGAAAAAATGGCGATAAGCTTTTCATTGCCGTCCATGACCGGGAAATAGTGCTGTTTGGTGTTGGAAAAAAATGTCTTGAATTCGCCGAAAGCCATGTCCTGGGGGATGAGGGTCACCTTTTTCACATGATCCATGAGATCCTTGACGCGGATGGCCTGAAGGATGTCCACAAAAAAATCGCCGGCGTGGGCCGGGGAGTCTATTTTGCTTTTCACCTGTTCGTGATAAATGCTCCATTTTTTTGAAGCCATGAAGGTAAGGGAGCAGACCAGAAGGCTTGGCAGCAGTAGGTGGTAGGAATTGGTCATTTCACTCACGAAGATGATCGTGGAGATCGGCGTGTTGGATACCGCCGTGAAAAAACCGGCCATGCCCACGACGACAAAAGCCCCCGGTTCGGTGACGACGTTGGGCAAAAGCCCGTGAAAGACTTTTCCCACCGCGCCGCCCATGGCGCCCCCGATGACGACGGACGGACCGAAGACGCCGCCACTGCCGCCGGATCCGATGGAAAATGACGTGGTGAAAATTTTTCCAATGGCCAGAAAGAGCAGAAAGGGGATGGTCAGTTGGTTGTCCAGGGCCATCTGCGCGAATCCGTAGCCGAAAGCGAGGGTTTGCGGCAAAAAAAAGCCGATGATACCGGTCGCCAGACCCCCGATGGCCGGTTTGACGTGGTTGGGGATTTTTATCGCCCTGAAAAGGTCCATAATGCCGTAGAACGACTTGACGTACAATACGGCGAGCCCCACGAGAATGAAAGCGAGAACGATGTAGGGGCCCAGTTCCATTGGGTTGCTGAACCTGAAATCCGCGGAATCGAAAAGAGAGCCCCATCCGAACACCAGGCAGAAAACACAGTAGGCCACCACGCTTGAAATCCCCGCCGGAATGATGACTTCGGACTCGAATTCCGGGTCGCGGTAGAGCACTTCGGCGGCAAACAGGGCGCCGGCCAGAGGGGCGCGAAAGATGCTGCCCACCCCGGCACCGATGCCGGCCGCCATCATGATCCTGCGTTCACGTTCGGACAATTTGAGTTTGGTCGCCAGAAAGGACCCGAATCCGGCGCCGATCTGGGCAATGGGGCCTTCACGCCCGCCGGATCCGCCCGTGGCCAATGTGATGGCGGAAGCGATGGTTTTGATAATGGGCACCCGGCTGCGGATGAGCCCGCCGGCCCGGTGATAGGCATCGATAGCGGCATCGGTTCCATGCCCTTCGGCTTCGGGGGCGTAGGTATAGACGATCCACCCGCTGAGCAGACCGCCGGCGGCCGGTAGCAGCAGCAGAATCCAACGGTTGAAGGGCGTGGCAGTCGGTGGCATCAGGTGATGCTCCCCGGCAGGCGCTGGCGGCCGGTAACCGGCCGCCATATCCATGAAATAGTGAATGCCGAGTTGGCAGAGATAGTGAAAAAGGACGGACCCCAATCCGGCGATCAGGCCGATGGCCACGAAATAGAACATCCACTTGCCGGCGTGGGCGATGTTGAAATTTCTGTCCTGCCCCGCCAGCCGGTTGATCCACATTTTTATAATCGAGTCATTCCGCATAAAATTAGGGCGAATTGTCAATATCGTCGACACCCTGCAACATGGTGTCGAACAGCGTCGCTATGTCTCCTTCTTCGATGCAGGAAAAAGCCACCCTGATGTTGTTTTCTCCTATGGCGATCAAGCCGACCCCGTATTTTTCGAGCAGGTGCACCCGCAATTTCTCGGCATTGACACGTTTGAGGCGGAGGCACATGAAGTATCCGGAGTTGAAGGGGTATAGGTCCCACGCATTCTTGTATTTCGGGTCTTGAAGCACGCTTTTTACCTTGAGGGCACGCGCCTTCAACACCTCGAATTTTGCCCGCTTCTCAGCAGGGAACTTTTCATTCTGCATCGATTTGAGAACGATGGACTGGCCCAGGTGGGACGCGTTGGAGATATTGCCCCGGATGCACCCGGCGGTTTTCTTTTCCAGGGCCGTGTAAACGGATTCCTCGTTGCCGCCCGCTGCCGCGCCATAGGTGATGAATCCCACCCTGAGACCCCACACGAAATTTTCCTTTGTGCAGCCGTCCAACTTTACGGCCAGAAGGCGCGGATCGCTGCCGCACAGCTTGGCAAACAACGACTCCTGCAGGGTGTCTTGTTCATAGAAAAGGCCGAAATAGGCGTCGTCGGTGACAGCGACGACATGGGTGCCTTCCCTTGCCGTATCGATGAGAATTTCCGCAATCCGGTCCCCCTCCACCTTGGTGGCAGTGTAACCGGTCGGATTGTGGGGAAAGTTGAGCAGTACGGTGATTTTGCTATGGTGTGCCGCTTCGTCCCTTACCGCCGCTTGGAAGGCCTCGGTATCGAAGGTGCCCTGATCCGTAAACATCGGATAGGTGCGGATACGGGCTCCCTTTTTCACGTTGAAGACCATGTTGTAGTTGCCCCACATCATGTCGGGCAGTATGACCACGTCGCCGGGATCGAGCCAGAGGTCGGCGAACATGCTGATGCCGTGCGTGACGCCGCACGTGACCACGGGCAGGCTGATGGCTTTCCCGGCAAGTGAACTGTTTTTTTTGTAGAGGGATGATTGCCAGATCTTGCGCAGTCCCGGGATACCGAAAGAGGGGGCGTAGGTCAGGGATTCGCTGGCCCGGATCTCTCTGATGGCCTCCATGACGGACTCGAGGTGCATGGTGTGGCCGCCCTCTTTGGCAATGCCAATGGTGGCGTTCAGCTTGTGTGCCTTTTCTTTTGCTTCTGCACTCTGGCTGAGGATGCCCTTGGGAAAGAAAAGCGCCTTGCCGATGCCGGAAAGCATTTCGATCAGGTGCGGATTCCCCGCTTCGATAATCTCATTCAATTCCCGGGCGATGGGATTCATCCTGTCTACCTCCTTGGCCATCCGGCAAGCTTGTCATCAATCTGTTTCGGTCACGCTTACCGGTAGAAGCCGAAGAATGTCAAGACCTAAGTTGAGGGTTTCACATTTTACGAATGATAAAAATAAACATGTTTTTAACGGATTCTATCTAGTTGCATTCGTAAAATTTGAAACCCTGCGGGATTTCCGGGTTCACCGCACCGGCGGTGCCGAGAGGCATCCCGCGCCGGCAGGGCCGGGTGTCATGCAATAAAAAACCCTGCTCGCCGTGCAAGCAGGGTTTGTCATTGCAGAGGATTGCATTAGCGGCTTGCGCGCTTGGATGCTTTGAGCGGATTGATTTTCTGCTTTTTCTGGGTGGAAACGGTTGAGACATGCGACGCCATGTTGCAGTTTCCGTTTTTCCACTTGAGCGCCGGATCCGGGCACGCCGAACAGTACCATCCCGAACCGTTTTCCATTTTGCGGTTGCAGCCGTCACAATTCTCTATGGTCTGATGACAAATCCCGCCGTTGTAGGAACACCCTTGTTTGGTCATGAAAGGGCATTCATTTCCTTTTCTAACCGTTGTACATTCCATTGGAATCACCCCCTAAATTTTGGTAGGTTGCATTGATAAAAAAATGGCCGGAAATATCGATCCCGGCCATGCCTTTTCCATCGACATCATTAAACGTTAGATATTAACTAATGAAAGCTAAATTGTCAAGGATTAATTTGGTGACAAGCGTACTTTCACCACAACTCCCGCGCGTGACGACAGGCGGTGATTGGGGTTTTCCGTAAAAACTGCTTGATTTTTTTACTGAATATTGTCATGGCATGATGAGCCAAAACGAATTTTTTTCCGCGCTGCAAAAGCCCGAGGTTTTGAGGCTTGAGGTCTAGCGGTAATCACAGATACAGGAGCGGGCCATTGATCATAGAGGAAGCGAAGGAAGTCTTGCGCATCGAGGCCGAGGGCCTCATGCAGTTGGTCGACAAACTGGACGACAATTTCACGGCCATGGTGCAATCTATTTACAGTACCAGCGGGCGGGTGGTGGTAGGCGGGATCGGCAAGTCAGGCATTGTCGGCAGAAAGATCGCGGCTACGCTGAACAGCACCGGTACGCGTTCCTTCTTCCTGCATCCCGTCGAGGCCATGCACGGTGATCTGGGAATGGTGGGCCCTGATGATATATTTCTGGCCCTTTCAACCAGCGGGGAGACCGACGAGCTGAATGCATTGGTCGCCAGCATACGGGGGATAGGCTGCACGGTAATCGCCTTCACGGGAAACAAGGCGTCCACCCTGGCGCAGAACAGCGATATCGTGATCGACGTGGGCGTCGAAAAGGAGGCCTGCCCGTTGGGGTTGGCGCCAACGGCCAGTTCGACGGCGCTTCTGGCCATGGGGGATGCCCTGGCCGTCACGTTGATCAACATGAAAGCGTTTACTCCGAGCGATTTCAGACGGTTTCATCCGGGTGGCGCCCTGGGGCAGCGCCTCGCGAGCCGGGTCGTCGACATGATGCTGATAGGAGAAGCCATCCCCCGGATAACGATTACGGCAACCATGGAACAGGCTATCGAAACGATCAATAGCATGGGGCTCGGGGCAACCCTTGTATGCGATGACGCCAAGAGGCTGGTGGGCATCATAACCGACGGTGACATCAGGCGATCTCTCGCACAGCGCAGGGATCTATGGTCACTGCCGGTGGGCAAGGTGATGACCGCAAACCCCAAACAGATCGGTCCGGAAACGCCGGCGTACGACGCACTGGAAATTATGGAAAAGCATGAGATCACCGTACTGCCCATCACCGGGGAGGACGGAACCGTTTGCGGGATCCTGCATCTCCACGACATTTTGGGAAAAGGCGACTTTAGATTCGAACCTAAAAAACTGGGCAGGCATTTATGATTCACGATGTGGAAGACACCCGGGTTAAAGCGCTGGGCCATGCAAAAATACCGTCTCCTCTCAGCCGGGACGAGAATTTTGTATCGGACGAAGATGGGGTAATGATCGACGCGACCTTGAAGAATATGCGGAAAGTGCTGGAAAGCGGCTCCGTGAGTCCCTGCCTGGAGGTGGCCGGCCCCAGGGAGAAGATCTATTTCGATTCCAGCAAGCTCAGGTGTGCCATCGTGACCTGCGGAGGCCTATGCCCGGGACTGAACGACATCATCCGCTCGGTGGTGCTGGAACTTTTTTTCGGGTACGGAGTCAGGAACATCTACGGCATCCGTTACGGGCTGCAGGGTTTCATTCCCAAATACAATCACGAAATCGTGGAGTTGTCTCCGGCGTCTGTCGCCAATATCCTCGAGCTGGGCGGTTCGATTCTGGGGTCGTCCAGGGGACCCCAGGATATCGATGAAATCGTCGACAGCCTGGAGAGGATGAATGTCGGCATTCTATTCATGGTCGGCGGGGATGGCACCCTCAAGGCCGCTACCCGCATTGTGGACAGCATCACGGAAAGGGAGCTTAAAATCAGCGTGGTGGGCATTCCCAAAACCATCGACAACGATATCTACCTGGTGGCCCGTTCGTTTGGATTCGAGACGGCCGTGGACGTGGCTACAGAGGCGATCAAGGGTGCTCACAACGAGTCCATCGGCTATCCCAACGGTGTCGGCCTTATCAAGCTGATGGGGCGTCATTCCGGCTTTATCGCCGCAACGGCGACGCTCGCTCAACAAGATGTCAATTTTACCCTGATTCCGGAAGTCGATTTTGACATCGAGGGCCCCGGGGGGCTGCTGGCGGCCATCGAAGAAAGGATTGCCGCCAGATCCCATGCCGTCATCGTGGTGGCGGAAGGCGCCGGGCAGAAGTTTTTCGAAAATAATGCGCGCGAGCGGGACGAGTCCGGGAATATCCGGCTGAAGGATATCGGCATTTTTTTGAAGAACCGGATAGCGGCTTATTTTTCTGAAAAAAGGATCGATATAAGCCTCAAATATATTGACCCCAGCTATATCATCCGCAGCCTTCCCGCCAATGCCAATGACCATGTCTTCTGCAGCTTTTTAGGGCGTGACGCCGTGCACGCGGGCATGGCCGGCAAGACCGGTGTGCTCATCGGTTTTTGGAACAACACCTACGTTCATCTTCCCATGATCCTCTCCGCAGGCAAACGCAAACAGGTGGCCCCCCGCGGCAAACTGTGGAGCAGCGTTCTGGAGGCCACGGGGCAGGGGAGGCTCAAGAACGACTAGCCCGCCTCTGAAAATTCTCTGCGGGGATTTAAGCTTTACGGATTTAGGTGGTGAAGCGTGAGGCGTGAGACGTTAGACCTGAAACGTGAGACTTCACCCCTGACTTGAGACCACTGACTTCCGGCCTCCGACTTCTGGTTTCTGCCTTTCAGGGTTGCCGGGCTTCCACGAAGCTGTCTCCCGTCACCTCGAGGAGAAACAGGGCCTTGACGGCATCGCCGCTGTAGTCGAAGTGTGTCCTGCCGGTGACTCCCGGGAAATTGACAAGGTTGAGGAGTTCGTCTTTGACGTGGTTTTTGAACCGGATGCCGGGCGTCCCGAGGATCTGGAAAACCATGTCGGCGGAATCATAGGTGACGGCTTCGATAAATCCGGGCGACTTGCCAAAGGCATCTTCGAAGGCTTGCACAAAACGCTTGACCTGTACAAGGCCGCTGTTCGGTGAAAATCCCTCGGTCATGACGGCACCCTGCACGTACCGGCGGGCCATTTCGAGGAGCTCGGTGGAGTGCCACAGGTTGGTGCCCAGAAGGTACACGTCGTTCACATCGTGGTAGGCCAGCTGGGGGATGATCAACCCGGCCTTGCCGGGTGCGTCGGGTATGAACACCGCCTGAAAGTCGACCACCGGTTCGGCTTCTTCGTTTCTGCTGCGTTCCTCATCCGTGGCCACCGGTCCCAGCACCGTGTCCGGTACGGTTTTGTACAGGACAGCGATCGATTTCAACTCGCGGGGGAAAAAGGGCACCACCGTGCGTGGATTGAAGTGATCCAGCCACCATGGCGTATCCTCTTCCGGCAGCATTTCAAAATCGATTTTGAGATCGTCGGGAACCGGGAAATACAGTCCCACCATCTTTTTTATGGGTACGGCAAAGTCATTCAGTTCGGGATCGTAGGAATCTATGGCCGATATCGTCCCCCCCCGGGCATCGATTTCGTCCCAGAAAAGGTTCATGTATGTCGTTCCGTAGTGCTCGCGCGGGTAGAGAATCGCGAAGCGTTTAACATTCAGTGTTTCGGTGGCATAGTCGGCCAGTGTGCGGGCCTGCATTTTAGGGGTGATGAAGTTTCTGAATACGAAATTGCCGGTTGCCGTGATGCCTTCTCGCTGGGTGAACGTCAGGATCGGAATACCGCGCGCCTGTGCCTCGAGGGCCGCCGGTTCCGACATGATCATGGGGCCCAGGATGACGGCGGCATTTTCAGCGTCCAGTTCCCGCACAGCCGCGGTCGTTTTGAACGGATCGGCCTGCGTGTCTTTCACGACCAGCCGGATACCCGGCCGGCCGCCTGCCTGGACGTGTCGCTGGTAGGCCAGTTCTATGCCCTGCAGGGCTCTTTGCCCATAGGTTCGGTAGCGGCCGCTCAGAGGCAGGAGGCAGCCCACGGTATAAGGACTGCTGATGGATTTGCTGATGATTTCATCGATCAATTCCTGTGCAGGCTGCGCCATTTCATGCTCGGGCATGGTTTTGGTGAGTTGCGTCAAGGCTTCCAGGGCGTCGTCGGTTTTGCCTTTTTCGATGCAGATTAAGCCGAAACGGTACAGGAGGTGCCCCCGCAGCAGGGGGGTTTTTACCCTTGCGAGCAGGTTCACGAGATGGACTTCGCGGAGTCCGGCCACCGCAGCTTTAACTTTTTCCAGCAGCCGTTCCTTTTCGAAATCGCCGGCCAGGCGATAAGCGGCACTGTAAAAATAAAAGGCATCTTCCGGGGTGCCGACTCCCATGTGGGCATCGCCGAGCAGAACGTATTTTCTGAGAAGCTGGCTCTCGGAGAGGTCGTTTTCGGCAATCTTAAAGGCAAAGTCGATGGCGTCGGTGTATCTTCCCTGCCGGTTGTAGATATCGAGCACTTCGATCATCGCTTCCCGCGTCAGCGGGCTTTCCGGGTAGGATTCCACCAGCGTTTGGTAGGTGGCGAGGGCCCCATCGAGATCTTCCCTGTATGTTTGAATCGATCCGATTTTGTAGAGGGCGGCATCTGCCAGGGGGCCTTCGGGATACCATTCCAGATAGGCCCTGTACTTTTCCATGGCCTCGTCGAACGATTTTTTCAGGAAGAGCTCTTCCGCCTGCGAGAAAACCGCTTCGCCGGAGAGCAGTTCGGCTCCCGGCGGCTGGGTGGGGGTGAGGATGACCGGCGGTACGGATGGCTTTGCGCAGCCCCAGATAATGAGGGATAAAAGGGAAAATAGGACGAAAAAATGAATGTTAACTAATGATTTCAGCTTCATGGCAATATCGCAGGGCGCACAAAATTTATCAAAATTGCATGCCGGGTTCGGCATGCATGCGAAGCAAAAAAACCTCAAGAATGAGATAAATTGTCATCAGATGGTGAAATTGTCAAATGAATCTCATAAATTTTCATCGGGTCTATAAACCAAAATGAGGCACAACGATTGCCGAGGAATAATACCGCCCCGGCCGTCAGGCTTTTACCTTGTTATTTGGTTATAGGTCCGATTTTCATGGTCGCTTTCGTCGCCAAATCATGATAGAAAGATTTTCACCCAAGGTGAAGGTTTCAGGAAAATTGCCGTATGGCTGTGGGTGATAAGCCGAAAAAATTAATGGTAAAGGAGGTCTGCGCATGACGACGAACAATGTTTCTGCATCACGGAATTTCGAAAGGGCGTTGGAAATCGGGCGGCCGCCTACCGTTGTGAAACTTTTTCCCAATTCGCGCGCACTGATCGTGAGTGGAAAATATATCGACCGGGCAATGCTGGCCAAGGGAAAAGCCATTGCCATGGCCGCCAACGGCAGGAACCATCTGGTGATTCGGGGCGCCCTGCAGGCGGCGCAGCGGGCGAACGCGTGTCTGATCATCGAAATTGCGCGGTCGGAGGGCGGTGCGGAGGCCTATTGTGCGGTCAATTACTGGAATATCGCCCGCCAGGTGGACGCGGTCTGCAATGAACTTGGCATAACGGTACCGGTAGCCATCCACGCCGATCATTACGGCATCAAGAAGACAGCCGATGTGGAAGCGGCCAAGGTCGAGATACCGACCCTTTTCGAAGCCGGCATGACGTCCATTGCCGTGGACGCCTCCCATCTCCCCGACGATGAGAATCTTCTGGCCAATTTGCAGCTCAACCCCTTCATCCCCACCTGGGCGGGCTTGGAAACAGAAGTCGGTGAAATAAAAGGGAAAGAGGGCCTTTCCACCGCCGGGGAAGCCCTGTTTCTCATCCAGGGGTTGAATGCGCACGGCATTTTTCCCGACTGGATCGCCTTGAACAACGGGACAACCCACGGCATCGAAGCCAGCGGCCAGGGGATCCAGGTCGGTTTGACCGCCGAGATCCACAACGCACTGTCACCCTATAACGTTTCCGGAGCCCAGCACGGGACGTCGGGGAACAACTCGGACAGGCTCAGGGAGATC
This is a stretch of genomic DNA from Deltaproteobacteria bacterium. It encodes these proteins:
- a CDS encoding AEC family transporter produces the protein MVFSSLFPVFALLLLGNLAKRFGLTDDDFLKTSDRLIYFIFFPVLLFWKIGGADTGGGVAWNLCLAGLAAIAAVYLVSATALKIFRVSHFKAGTFSQSCYRFNTYIGMAVVYNALGDEGVKHFGIMVGFVIPFINVLAVSTLIWHSGERMALESRIRITLREIVTNPLIIGCLAGLLYARTINTFPTFLDNALRLSTAVALPLALLSIGGALTLKSMRGNALLSVVAAVIKLLILPGIGYGMLRWFGVSGIPFKVGMIYFTLPASASIYVLSAQLKSDTELASAAVVLSTVLSFFSLTMGLLL
- the truA gene encoding tRNA pseudouridine(38-40) synthase TruA, which produces MKNYLITIEYDGTAYHGWQRQKNDATVQAEIERALAVMTRETIVVNGSGRTDAGVHALAQTANFKSGAGLSPQAFRMGLNSLLNGDIVIRDCRTVADAFHARYDARGKVYRYRIWNDSLPTAIERRYVWHIRSELDFYAMQKAAALTIGEHDFRAFEGAGSPRSTTVRRVTRAELARDLSGNIRFTIEADGFLRYMVRNIVGTLVDVGRSRMRPEDFKTVLESRDRAQAGATAPPQGLYLVKVVY
- a CDS encoding chloride channel protein is translated as MWINRLAGQDRNFNIAHAGKWMFYFVAIGLIAGLGSVLFHYLCQLGIHYFMDMAAGYRPPAPAGEHHLMPPTATPFNRWILLLLPAAGGLLSGWIVYTYAPEAEGHGTDAAIDAYHRAGGLIRSRVPIIKTIASAITLATGGSGGREGPIAQIGAGFGSFLATKLKLSERERRIMMAAGIGAGVGSIFRAPLAGALFAAEVLYRDPEFESEVIIPAGISSVVAYCVFCLVFGWGSLFDSADFRFSNPMELGPYIVLAFILVGLAVLYVKSFYGIMDLFRAIKIPNHVKPAIGGLATGIIGFFLPQTLAFGYGFAQMALDNQLTIPFLLFLAIGKIFTTSFSIGSGGSGGVFGPSVVIGGAMGGAVGKVFHGLLPNVVTEPGAFVVVGMAGFFTAVSNTPISTIIFVSEMTNSYHLLLPSLLVCSLTFMASKKWSIYHEQVKSKIDSPAHAGDFFVDILQAIRVKDLMDHVKKVTLIPQDMAFGEFKTFFSNTKQHYFPVMDGNEKLIAIFSINDVRGVLFSSEIEDLVRMQDIGTSDIIVTTPSDDLNSVLQKFTEKNIDSLPVVADEDHGELIGMLNRREVIAFYNEKIGKMKQNGQR
- a CDS encoding aminotransferase class I/II-fold pyridoxal phosphate-dependent enzyme, with product MNPIARELNEIIEAGNPHLIEMLSGIGKALFFPKGILSQSAEAKEKAHKLNATIGIAKEGGHTMHLESVMEAIREIRASESLTYAPSFGIPGLRKIWQSSLYKKNSSLAGKAISLPVVTCGVTHGISMFADLWLDPGDVVILPDMMWGNYNMVFNVKKGARIRTYPMFTDQGTFDTEAFQAAVRDEAAHHSKITVLLNFPHNPTGYTATKVEGDRIAEILIDTAREGTHVVAVTDDAYFGLFYEQDTLQESLFAKLCGSDPRLLAVKLDGCTKENFVWGLRVGFITYGAAAGGNEESVYTALEKKTAGCIRGNISNASHLGQSIVLKSMQNEKFPAEKRAKFEVLKARALKVKSVLQDPKYKNAWDLYPFNSGYFMCLRLKRVNAEKLRVHLLEKYGVGLIAIGENNIRVAFSCIEEGDIATLFDTMLQGVDDIDNSP
- a CDS encoding PxxKW family cysteine-rich protein gives rise to the protein MECTTVRKGNECPFMTKQGCSYNGGICHQTIENCDGCNRKMENGSGWYCSACPDPALKWKNGNCNMASHVSTVSTQKKQKINPLKASKRASR
- a CDS encoding KpsF/GutQ family sugar-phosphate isomerase — translated: MIIEEAKEVLRIEAEGLMQLVDKLDDNFTAMVQSIYSTSGRVVVGGIGKSGIVGRKIAATLNSTGTRSFFLHPVEAMHGDLGMVGPDDIFLALSTSGETDELNALVASIRGIGCTVIAFTGNKASTLAQNSDIVIDVGVEKEACPLGLAPTASSTALLAMGDALAVTLINMKAFTPSDFRRFHPGGALGQRLASRVVDMMLIGEAIPRITITATMEQAIETINSMGLGATLVCDDAKRLVGIITDGDIRRSLAQRRDLWSLPVGKVMTANPKQIGPETPAYDALEIMEKHEITVLPITGEDGTVCGILHLHDILGKGDFRFEPKKLGRHL
- a CDS encoding ATP-dependent 6-phosphofructokinase, with product MIHDVEDTRVKALGHAKIPSPLSRDENFVSDEDGVMIDATLKNMRKVLESGSVSPCLEVAGPREKIYFDSSKLRCAIVTCGGLCPGLNDIIRSVVLELFFGYGVRNIYGIRYGLQGFIPKYNHEIVELSPASVANILELGGSILGSSRGPQDIDEIVDSLERMNVGILFMVGGDGTLKAATRIVDSITERELKISVVGIPKTIDNDIYLVARSFGFETAVDVATEAIKGAHNESIGYPNGVGLIKLMGRHSGFIAATATLAQQDVNFTLIPEVDFDIEGPGGLLAAIEERIAARSHAVIVVAEGAGQKFFENNARERDESGNIRLKDIGIFLKNRIAAYFSEKRIDISLKYIDPSYIIRSLPANANDHVFCSFLGRDAVHAGMAGKTGVLIGFWNNTYVHLPMILSAGKRKQVAPRGKLWSSVLEATGQGRLKND
- a CDS encoding penicillin-binding protein activator produces the protein MKLKSLVNIHFFVLFSLLSLIIWGCAKPSVPPVILTPTQPPGAELLSGEAVFSQAEELFLKKSFDEAMEKYRAYLEWYPEGPLADAALYKIGSIQTYREDLDGALATYQTLVESYPESPLTREAMIEVLDIYNRQGRYTDAIDFAFKIAENDLSESQLLRKYVLLGDAHMGVGTPEDAFYFYSAAYRLAGDFEKERLLEKVKAAVAGLREVHLVNLLARVKTPLLRGHLLYRFGLICIEKGKTDDALEALTQLTKTMPEHEMAQPAQELIDEIISKSISSPYTVGCLLPLSGRYRTYGQRALQGIELAYQRHVQAGGRPGIRLVVKDTQADPFKTTAAVRELDAENAAVILGPMIMSEPAALEAQARGIPILTFTQREGITATGNFVFRNFITPKMQARTLADYATETLNVKRFAILYPREHYGTTYMNLFWDEIDARGGTISAIDSYDPELNDFAVPIKKMVGLYFPVPDDLKIDFEMLPEEDTPWWLDHFNPRTVVPFFPRELKSIAVLYKTVPDTVLGPVATDEERSRNEEAEPVVDFQAVFIPDAPGKAGLIIPQLAYHDVNDVYLLGTNLWHSTELLEMARRYVQGAVMTEGFSPNSGLVQVKRFVQAFEDAFGKSPGFIEAVTYDSADMVFQILGTPGIRFKNHVKDELLNLVNFPGVTGRTHFDYSGDAVKALFLLEVTGDSFVEARQP
- a CDS encoding class II fructose-bisphosphate aldolase, which codes for MTTNNVSASRNFERALEIGRPPTVVKLFPNSRALIVSGKYIDRAMLAKGKAIAMAANGRNHLVIRGALQAAQRANACLIIEIARSEGGAEAYCAVNYWNIARQVDAVCNELGITVPVAIHADHYGIKKTADVEAAKVEIPTLFEAGMTSIAVDASHLPDDENLLANLQLNPFIPTWAGLETEVGEIKGKEGLSTAGEALFLIQGLNAHGIFPDWIALNNGTTHGIEASGQGIQVGLTAEIHNALSPYNVSGAQHGTSGNNSDRLREIAAQTRTTKANVATALQMISWGLEVNDYGNAILDQDGSFIKVKGEGVTEEMWAAMVAYARDKGLSGGNFKKLNLPFENKLLGQPQPVRGRMVKRVEDFVYDMLVNVFNAADTADIALEEILKAGSHDPGLKAAVMEDKSEWTVEKIRAKAAVIDSDKGPKGDFDD